A genomic stretch from Setaria italica strain Yugu1 chromosome VII, Setaria_italica_v2.0, whole genome shotgun sequence includes:
- the LOC101782618 gene encoding serine carboxypeptidase-like 51 isoform X1: MDTRAVVLLCLLCVLFPSGADAISTGTPDGSERWGYVETRPNVKMFWLWYRSPQRVSTPARPWPTVLWLQGGPGGSGVGHGNFLEIGPLDVNLQPRQWTWLKVADLIFVDAPVGVGYSYTENPSALVRTDSQAVKDLAVIVESLLNDELPALEHSPMYIVGESYGGKHAAMLGVSLSRAIRAGTLKLTLGGVLLGDSWISPADFSLSYAQLLHYVSRLNDNAVADVNKMAVMVKEQMLAGQYATARQTFTDQLDLIDSQTDSVNMNNFLLDAGMNLVLTDSNLKTNSSSNRTTEESGSAPNNTIDGDMNGPIKKMFKLIPKGLFWQEASIDVYDALVNDFMKPAIEQVDELLSHGVNVTVYQGQLDVICSTIGAEAWVRKLKWSGLRDFLSLRRKPLHFCDSAIYCSKEIKAYVRSYKNFEFYWILEAGHMVPVDQPYTAFRMIARVTQSAGII, from the exons ATGGATACGCGTGCCGTGGTTCTTTTGTGCCTCCTCTGCGTTCTGTTTCCCAGCGGGGCTGATGCCATCTCCACTGGAACCCCCGACGGAAGCGAGCGTTGGGGCTACGTGGAGACCCGGCCAA ATGTGAAAATGTTCTGGTTGTGGTATAGGAGCCCGCAGAGGGTCTCCACGCCGGCGAGACCATGGCCTACTGTTCTTTGGCTACAAGGCGGCCCG GGAGGGTCTGGCGTCGGCCACGGCAACTTCCTGGAGATCGGGCCACTGGACGTCAACTTGCAGCCGCGCCAGTGGACATGGCTCAAGGTTGCCGACCTCATCTTCGTA GACGCTCCGGTGGGCGTTGGGTACAGCTACACGGAGAACCCTAGCGCGCTGGTGAGGACGGACTCGCAAGCTGTCAAGGACTTGGCCGTCATTGTCGAATCGCTCCTCAACGATGAGCTGCCCGCACTGGAGCACAGCCCTATGTACATTGTTGGCGAGTCCTACGGTGGCAAGCACGCCGCTATGCTCGGCGTCTCTCTGTCAAGGGCCATCCGCGCGGGCACGCTCAAGCTCACGCTTGGTGGTGTTCTGCTTGGGGATTCCTGGATCTCACCAGCTGACTTCTCG CTCTCATATGCACAGCTACTGCATTACGTGTCGAGGCTCAACGACAACGCTGTCGCAGATGTCAACAA AATGGCTGTAATGGTAAAGGAGCAGATGTTAGCAGGGCAGTATGCCACAGCGCGCCAAACATTTACTGATCAACTGGATTTGATAGACTCCCAGACTGACAGCGTG AATATGAACAACTTCTTGCTTGACGCTGGCATGAACCTGGTGTTGACAGACAGCAATTTAAAGACAAACTCGTCATCAAACAGAACCACCGAGGAGTCTGGGTCCGCCCCTAACAACACTATTGATGGCGACATGAATGGTCCTATCAAGAAAATGTTCAAGCTCATCCCCAAGGGTCTCTT CTGGCAAGAGGCGTCAATTGACGTATACGATGCGCTGGTCAATGACTTCATGAAGCCAGCAATTGAACAG GTTGATGAGTTGCTCTCGCATGGTGTGAACGTGACAGTGTACCAAGGCCAG CTGGATGTGATATGCTCAACAATTGGTGCTGAAGCATGGGTGCGAAAACTCAA ATGGTCTGGTCTGAGGGACTTCTTGAGCCTGCGCAGGAAGCCACTGCATTTCTGTGACTCCGCCATATACTGTTCCAAAGAAATTAAGGCCTATGTTAGGTCGTACAAGAACTTCGAGTTCTACTGGATTCTTGAAGCTGGCCACATG GTGCCGGTTGACCAACCTTATACTGCGTTCCGAATGATTGCTAGGGTCACACAGTCTGCAGGCATAATCTAG
- the LOC101782618 gene encoding serine carboxypeptidase-like 51 isoform X2: MFWLWYRSPQRVSTPARPWPTVLWLQGGPGGSGVGHGNFLEIGPLDVNLQPRQWTWLKVADLIFVDAPVGVGYSYTENPSALVRTDSQAVKDLAVIVESLLNDELPALEHSPMYIVGESYGGKHAAMLGVSLSRAIRAGTLKLTLGGVLLGDSWISPADFSLSYAQLLHYVSRLNDNAVADVNKMAVMVKEQMLAGQYATARQTFTDQLDLIDSQTDSVNMNNFLLDAGMNLVLTDSNLKTNSSSNRTTEESGSAPNNTIDGDMNGPIKKMFKLIPKGLFWQEASIDVYDALVNDFMKPAIEQVDELLSHGVNVTVYQGQLDVICSTIGAEAWVRKLKWSGLRDFLSLRRKPLHFCDSAIYCSKEIKAYVRSYKNFEFYWILEAGHMVPVDQPYTAFRMIARVTQSAGII; this comes from the exons ATGTTCTGGTTGTGGTATAGGAGCCCGCAGAGGGTCTCCACGCCGGCGAGACCATGGCCTACTGTTCTTTGGCTACAAGGCGGCCCG GGAGGGTCTGGCGTCGGCCACGGCAACTTCCTGGAGATCGGGCCACTGGACGTCAACTTGCAGCCGCGCCAGTGGACATGGCTCAAGGTTGCCGACCTCATCTTCGTA GACGCTCCGGTGGGCGTTGGGTACAGCTACACGGAGAACCCTAGCGCGCTGGTGAGGACGGACTCGCAAGCTGTCAAGGACTTGGCCGTCATTGTCGAATCGCTCCTCAACGATGAGCTGCCCGCACTGGAGCACAGCCCTATGTACATTGTTGGCGAGTCCTACGGTGGCAAGCACGCCGCTATGCTCGGCGTCTCTCTGTCAAGGGCCATCCGCGCGGGCACGCTCAAGCTCACGCTTGGTGGTGTTCTGCTTGGGGATTCCTGGATCTCACCAGCTGACTTCTCG CTCTCATATGCACAGCTACTGCATTACGTGTCGAGGCTCAACGACAACGCTGTCGCAGATGTCAACAA AATGGCTGTAATGGTAAAGGAGCAGATGTTAGCAGGGCAGTATGCCACAGCGCGCCAAACATTTACTGATCAACTGGATTTGATAGACTCCCAGACTGACAGCGTG AATATGAACAACTTCTTGCTTGACGCTGGCATGAACCTGGTGTTGACAGACAGCAATTTAAAGACAAACTCGTCATCAAACAGAACCACCGAGGAGTCTGGGTCCGCCCCTAACAACACTATTGATGGCGACATGAATGGTCCTATCAAGAAAATGTTCAAGCTCATCCCCAAGGGTCTCTT CTGGCAAGAGGCGTCAATTGACGTATACGATGCGCTGGTCAATGACTTCATGAAGCCAGCAATTGAACAG GTTGATGAGTTGCTCTCGCATGGTGTGAACGTGACAGTGTACCAAGGCCAG CTGGATGTGATATGCTCAACAATTGGTGCTGAAGCATGGGTGCGAAAACTCAA ATGGTCTGGTCTGAGGGACTTCTTGAGCCTGCGCAGGAAGCCACTGCATTTCTGTGACTCCGCCATATACTGTTCCAAAGAAATTAAGGCCTATGTTAGGTCGTACAAGAACTTCGAGTTCTACTGGATTCTTGAAGCTGGCCACATG GTGCCGGTTGACCAACCTTATACTGCGTTCCGAATGATTGCTAGGGTCACACAGTCTGCAGGCATAATCTAG